One Meleagris gallopavo isolate NT-WF06-2002-E0010 breed Aviagen turkey brand Nicholas breeding stock unplaced genomic scaffold, Turkey_5.1 ChrUn_random_7180001912487, whole genome shotgun sequence genomic window carries:
- the LOC104916521 gene encoding E3 ubiquitin-protein ligase TRIM39-like — PDTAHPNLLLSPDRKSVRFIESRQRHLAASNRRFTTYPCVLGAQGFTSGRHYWEVEVGQKTHWALGVCGDSVCRNGEPTALPESGFWRVRLWNGDRYAATTTPFTPISPRVKPTRVGVFVDYEAGEVSFYNVTDRSHLYTFTETFTEKIWPLFYPGIRAGRRNAAPLSICEPTDWE, encoded by the coding sequence CGGACACCGCCCACCCCAACCTCCTTTTATCCCCGGACCGGAAAAGCGTCCGTTTTATCGAGAGCCGACAGCGCCACCTGGCGGCCAGCAACCGCCGCTTCACCACCTACCCGTGCGTGCTGGGCGCGCAGGGCTTCACTTCGGGCCGCCATTACTGGGAGGTGGAGGTGGGCCAAAAAACCCACTGGGCCCTGGGGGTCTGCGGGGACTCGGTGTGCCGCAACGGGGAGCCCACGGCGCTGCCCGAGAGCGGATTTTGGAGGGTCAGGCTTTGGAACGGAGATCGCTACGCGGCCACCACCACCCCGTTCACCCCCATCAGCCCCAGGGTGAAACCCACCAGGGTGGGGGTCTTCGTGGACTACGAGGCGGGGGAGGTTTCCTTCTACAACGTCACCGACCGCTCCCACCTCTACACCTTCACCGAGACCTTCACCGAGAAAATATGGCCGCTCTTCTACCCGGGCATCCGCGCGGGGCGCCGCAACGCCGCCCCCCTCAGCATCTGCGAGCCCACGGACTGGGAGTGA